In a single window of the Bacillus horti genome:
- a CDS encoding DoxX family protein — protein sequence MSTVISTEQKKKTNITKRKKVIYWIFTVWLALGMLSAAIVQLIQLDGEVDMMLHLGYPAYFLVLLGASKILGVIAILVPKFPLLKEWAYAGFFFTMAGALFSHIILGDSFGDIYQSLLLLILTVASWYFRPGDRKITGGQ from the coding sequence ATGAGTACGGTAATCAGTACGGAGCAAAAAAAGAAAACGAACATAACAAAGCGAAAAAAAGTAATCTATTGGATTTTTACAGTTTGGCTCGCACTTGGAATGCTTTCAGCAGCAATCGTTCAACTGATCCAATTGGATGGAGAAGTTGATATGATGCTACATTTGGGTTATCCCGCCTATTTTCTCGTTTTACTTGGCGCTTCTAAAATTTTGGGCGTGATAGCCATATTAGTTCCTAAATTTCCTTTGCTAAAAGAATGGGCTTACGCAGGTTTTTTCTTTACAATGGCAGGAGCGCTCTTTTCACATATTATATTAGGGGATTCATTTGGAGACATATATCAGTCCTTATTACTTCTTATTCTAACTGTAGCCTCATGGTACTTCAGACCTGGGGATAGGAAAATCACAGGTGGGCAATAA
- a CDS encoding winged helix-turn-helix transcriptional regulator — translation MPYQDGTYGCPVDVAVQMISGKWKPRLIFELQGQTRRFGELHRLLPGVSKHVLTVQLRELEKDGIISRTVIPTIPPQVNYNLTEFGSNLTPILEQMIKLGEVRISKEKEIKDKDRGEN, via the coding sequence ATGCCTTATCAAGATGGAACTTATGGATGCCCAGTAGATGTAGCCGTTCAAATGATCAGTGGAAAATGGAAGCCACGTTTGATCTTTGAATTGCAGGGGCAGACGAGACGGTTTGGGGAACTTCATCGATTGCTTCCGGGAGTTTCGAAGCATGTGCTGACAGTACAGCTCCGAGAGTTAGAAAAAGACGGTATCATAAGTCGTACCGTGATTCCAACTATCCCTCCACAAGTGAACTATAATTTAACAGAATTCGGGTCAAACCTGACTCCTATCCTTGAACAAATGATCAAATTGGGCGAGGTTCGTATCTCCAAAGAAAAGGAAATAAAAGATAAAGATCGAGGAGAGAATTAG
- a CDS encoding YybH family protein, which produces MSLSNSNDKVYKPEEMNPAFAKAFNSGKLENLLALFEHDAILFDHGGKPHQGRGPVRETLAKLLQIKGTMVSKNIHCTPFEDIALLRCHFVIHTIDPEGNPTQIEGHSSEVARRQSDGSWLYIIDHPFGSQPLVD; this is translated from the coding sequence ATGTCACTATCAAATTCTAATGATAAAGTCTACAAACCTGAGGAGATGAACCCTGCCTTCGCCAAAGCGTTTAATTCTGGCAAGCTAGAAAATTTGCTAGCTTTGTTCGAGCATGATGCTATACTGTTCGATCACGGAGGCAAGCCACATCAAGGAAGAGGTCCTGTACGAGAAACGTTGGCAAAACTGTTACAGATTAAAGGGACAATGGTATCAAAAAATATCCACTGTACTCCCTTTGAAGACATTGCCCTATTACGCTGTCACTTTGTTATTCATACCATAGACCCTGAAGGAAATCCCACACAAATTGAAGGACATTCCTCCGAAGTTGCCAGAAGACAATCAGACGGAAGCTGGTTGTATATTATCGATCACCCGTTTGGGTCACAGCCTCTTGTAGATTAG
- a CDS encoding MarR family winged helix-turn-helix transcriptional regulator: MKDHYIKQINVLRNEINIQIANKFEDRLDNELTTKQVLILELIRTGVTSTKDLADKLNVSTSAISQLLNKLEDKRYVERFINPKNRREIVLKLADKANQYFNDLDSLKDEINREVYGKLSLEELKQLASILGKLQGIVNEGS; encoded by the coding sequence GTGAAGGATCACTATATTAAGCAGATAAACGTTTTACGTAACGAGATAAATATCCAGATAGCCAATAAGTTTGAGGACAGGCTGGATAATGAGTTAACAACAAAGCAAGTATTAATACTTGAATTAATAAGGACAGGTGTTACCTCAACAAAGGATCTAGCAGATAAGCTAAATGTCTCAACAAGTGCTATAAGTCAATTACTGAATAAATTAGAGGATAAAAGATACGTTGAAAGGTTTATTAATCCGAAGAACCGTCGTGAAATTGTCTTGAAGCTCGCTGATAAAGCCAATCAATATTTTAACGATTTAGACTCATTGAAGGATGAGATCAATAGAGAGGTTTATGGAAAGCTGTCACTAGAAGAATTGAAACAGTTGGCAAGCATCCTGGGGAAGTTACAAGGCATTGTAAATGAAGGTAGCTAA
- a CDS encoding alpha/beta fold hydrolase, which yields MALYYQEYGDKNADLMVFIHGGGVSGWMWDKQIEYFTHFHCVVPDLPKQGQSGDGVDFSIKNSAEQLIELIQGKAMGKKVIVVGFSLGAQVTIQLLSMKPDLIDFAMINSALVRPMSSMKGWIRPSIKLTSPLMRNRSFAKLQAKTLYVGEDHFEKYYQESCQMKADTLIRILEENMSFEIPKNFKAATGKILVTVGDQEKSVMKKSAKDIVASNSNCEGVIIPKIGHGVTMANPDLFNEMLEAWICKGNLPEGERILG from the coding sequence ATGGCTTTATATTATCAAGAATATGGGGATAAAAACGCTGATCTGATGGTATTTATACATGGTGGTGGAGTGAGTGGCTGGATGTGGGATAAGCAAATTGAATACTTTACTCATTTTCACTGTGTGGTTCCAGATTTACCTAAACAAGGTCAGAGTGGTGATGGGGTAGACTTCTCTATTAAAAATAGTGCAGAGCAGCTTATCGAATTAATACAGGGAAAAGCTATGGGCAAGAAGGTGATTGTTGTTGGCTTTTCTTTGGGGGCTCAAGTAACGATTCAGCTATTAAGTATGAAACCAGATTTGATTGATTTTGCCATGATAAACAGTGCTTTGGTAAGACCAATGTCATCTATGAAAGGGTGGATTCGGCCTTCTATTAAATTAACATCTCCATTAATGCGTAATCGATCATTTGCTAAGCTACAAGCCAAAACTTTGTATGTTGGTGAAGACCATTTTGAAAAGTATTATCAAGAGAGCTGTCAAATGAAAGCAGATACACTTATTCGAATATTAGAAGAAAATATGTCATTTGAAATACCTAAGAATTTTAAAGCAGCAACTGGAAAGATATTGGTTACAGTAGGTGATCAAGAGAAATCCGTTATGAAAAAGTCTGCAAAAGATATTGTGGCAAGCAACTCAAATTGTGAAGGTGTCATTATACCTAAAATTGGACATGGAGTTACTATGGCAAATCCTGATCTTTTTAATGAAATGCTAGAAGCTTGGATATGTAAAGGGAACTTACCTGAAGGTGAAAGAATACTAGGTTGA
- the shc gene encoding squalene--hopene cyclase, giving the protein MSKVLSEIGPEIHRLTTTLIQQQKDDGSWHFCFENGMSIDAFVIILLRSLNVSNEELIHELHDRILIEQQPEGHWKLFHDDHEGNLSASIDAYYALLYSGYSHKADEHMIRAKNYIQSRGGLAKATSILTKAILAATGQAKWPASISSIPLEGLLLPTLFPINLFDFSGYSRVHFVPMLIMANRKFSIQNEHTPLLTDLQLGRLDTEPLSREFQNILNYLQKGLEQLIGTPHFLHNAAITKAEQFMLERIEPDGTLYSYASSTILMIFSLLALGYDRQDPLITHAVQGIIEMQWRTNQITTIQNSPSTVWDTALIAYAMQESELDENNKSIQSAATYLYTRQHYKLGDWSIHNPNISPGGWGFSESNTINPDVDDTTAALRAIESFSASSDSYLDSWNRGLFWVISMQNDDGGWPAFEKNTNKEILTWIAIDGARSAAIDPSEADLTGRTLEYLGNFAGLDTGHDFIQRGTKWLMNHQEQDGSWYGRWGICYIYGTWAALTGLTAVGVSPQHATIQKGVQWLLSIQNTDGGWGESCRSDKLRRYIPLGASTPSQTAWALDALIAVHPQPTDEIDKGIRKLITLLHEDNWMTSYPTGAGLPGMFYIHYHSYRHIWPLVALSHYRKKYENL; this is encoded by the coding sequence ATGAGCAAGGTTTTAAGTGAAATAGGTCCGGAAATCCATCGACTGACCACAACACTTATTCAGCAGCAGAAGGATGACGGCTCATGGCATTTTTGTTTTGAGAACGGCATGTCCATTGATGCATTTGTAATCATCCTTCTTCGATCTCTGAATGTTTCTAACGAAGAACTTATACATGAACTACATGACCGAATTCTTATTGAACAGCAGCCTGAGGGTCACTGGAAATTATTTCACGATGATCATGAAGGTAATCTATCTGCTTCGATCGATGCCTACTATGCATTACTCTATTCGGGATACAGTCACAAGGCTGATGAGCACATGATACGAGCAAAAAACTATATCCAGTCCAGAGGGGGACTCGCCAAAGCTACGAGTATCTTGACGAAGGCGATCCTGGCAGCTACAGGACAAGCAAAATGGCCAGCTTCAATCTCATCTATTCCATTGGAGGGTCTTCTTCTCCCTACTTTGTTTCCTATTAACTTGTTTGATTTCTCGGGGTATTCTCGAGTCCATTTTGTCCCGATGCTAATCATGGCCAATAGGAAGTTCTCGATTCAGAACGAGCATACGCCTCTGCTAACTGATCTTCAATTAGGTCGTTTGGACACCGAACCCCTTTCGCGTGAGTTTCAGAATATCCTCAACTATCTGCAAAAGGGATTGGAGCAACTAATAGGCACTCCCCATTTTCTCCATAATGCTGCCATCACAAAAGCCGAACAATTCATGCTGGAGCGGATTGAACCTGATGGAACTCTTTACAGCTATGCGAGCAGTACGATACTGATGATATTCTCCCTACTTGCCCTCGGTTATGATAGACAGGATCCCCTCATTACGCATGCGGTTCAAGGTATCATTGAGATGCAATGGCGTACGAATCAGATAACCACGATTCAAAACTCTCCCTCGACCGTGTGGGACACGGCATTAATTGCTTACGCTATGCAGGAATCTGAACTTGACGAGAATAATAAGTCGATTCAGAGTGCCGCTACTTACCTGTATACCAGACAGCATTATAAATTGGGGGATTGGAGCATTCATAACCCAAATATATCGCCTGGGGGATGGGGATTCTCGGAGAGCAATACCATCAATCCAGATGTAGATGACACAACGGCGGCTCTAAGGGCGATAGAAAGCTTTTCCGCATCGAGTGATTCCTACCTGGATTCGTGGAATCGTGGACTTTTTTGGGTCATATCTATGCAAAATGATGATGGAGGATGGCCGGCTTTCGAAAAAAACACAAACAAAGAAATCCTTACATGGATCGCCATAGATGGCGCAAGATCCGCAGCCATCGATCCTTCGGAAGCGGATCTGACAGGACGCACCCTAGAGTATCTCGGGAACTTCGCCGGGCTTGATACTGGACATGACTTTATCCAACGAGGCACCAAGTGGCTGATGAATCATCAGGAGCAAGATGGCTCCTGGTACGGAAGATGGGGAATTTGTTACATCTATGGTACATGGGCTGCGTTAACTGGATTAACGGCCGTTGGTGTCTCTCCCCAACATGCAACTATCCAAAAAGGAGTCCAGTGGCTGCTCAGTATTCAAAACACGGATGGAGGATGGGGAGAATCCTGCAGAAGCGATAAGCTTCGACGTTATATTCCGTTAGGAGCAAGCACTCCCTCTCAAACTGCGTGGGCCCTCGATGCACTCATCGCTGTTCATCCTCAGCCAACAGATGAAATAGACAAAGGAATCCGTAAACTCATCACATTATTGCACGAAGACAATTGGATGACTTCTTATCCGACAGGCGCTGGACTTCCAGGAATGTTCTATATTCATTACCATAGTTACAGGCATATTTGGCCACTCGTTGCGTTAAGTCATTATAGAAAGAAATATGAGAACTTGTAA
- a CDS encoding GNAT family N-acetyltransferase produces the protein MIRKLNQFDHEQVMGYLAKEPSFNLFIIGDIEAFGYESDFQDLWGEFNESGQLIAVMLRLYSSYIVSSTGGLNVNGFAEIINSDEDFYELSGRDVVVEQFENNVINCLGKKTSTYFCELVTEDYVHNRHYEKAALKATLDDIERIVELRLQISTFSNKNSREGLLKMMESGISRTFYLEENGVMIAAASTTAENSQSAMIVGVCTLADYRNNGYASVCMSALCDEVLGEGKTLCLFYEDPAAGRIYKRLGFRDIGKWNIYR, from the coding sequence TTGATTCGAAAGCTCAACCAATTTGATCATGAGCAAGTTATGGGCTATTTAGCTAAGGAGCCGTCATTTAATCTCTTTATCATAGGAGATATTGAAGCGTTTGGATATGAGTCAGACTTTCAAGATCTTTGGGGAGAATTTAATGAGAGTGGACAATTAATAGCTGTCATGTTAAGGCTCTATAGCTCGTATATCGTAAGCTCTACAGGAGGGCTAAATGTTAATGGATTTGCTGAGATAATTAATTCAGATGAGGATTTTTACGAATTATCTGGTAGAGATGTTGTTGTTGAGCAATTCGAAAATAATGTAATTAACTGTTTGGGTAAAAAAACGAGTACATACTTCTGCGAGCTAGTGACTGAGGACTACGTACATAACAGACATTATGAGAAGGCTGCACTAAAAGCTACATTAGACGATATCGAACGTATAGTAGAACTACGTTTACAAATTAGTACTTTTTCAAATAAAAATTCTCGCGAAGGTTTATTAAAAATGATGGAGAGTGGGATCAGTAGAACTTTTTATCTAGAAGAAAATGGGGTCATGATTGCTGCTGCTTCAACAACGGCTGAAAACAGTCAATCTGCTATGATTGTGGGAGTTTGTACGCTTGCGGATTACAGAAATAATGGCTATGCTTCTGTTTGCATGTCAGCGCTTTGTGATGAAGTTTTGGGTGAGGGCAAGACCTTATGTTTGTTTTATGAGGATCCTGCAGCTGGTAGGATATATAAGCGTCTTGGTTTTCGGGATATTGGTAAATGGAATATTTATAGATAA
- a CDS encoding GyrI-like domain-containing protein, which translates to MKVVELDEMMLVGIRVVCPGDQYVNEIPKATLRLKERLSEIENKESPARLIGAFIAGDYSDEEDGYWVCVEVNDVSQIPEGMVYIVVPKQSYAVVKHKGPNTEIRNTYERLHRWMEEQNLERFHKAWHLEIFEDWGVTDLSKIEVDLYDTIK; encoded by the coding sequence GTGAAAGTAGTTGAACTAGATGAAATGATGTTAGTTGGAATTAGGGTAGTATGTCCGGGTGATCAGTATGTCAATGAAATTCCAAAAGCTACTCTACGTCTAAAAGAAAGGCTTAGTGAGATTGAGAACAAAGAAAGTCCTGCAAGGCTAATAGGTGCTTTTATCGCAGGCGATTATTCAGACGAGGAAGATGGTTATTGGGTTTGTGTGGAAGTAAATGATGTAAGTCAAATTCCTGAAGGTATGGTCTATATAGTTGTCCCTAAACAGAGTTATGCAGTTGTAAAGCATAAGGGGCCCAACACTGAAATTAGAAACACATATGAACGCCTTCATCGCTGGATGGAAGAACAGAATCTCGAAAGATTTCACAAGGCATGGCACTTAGAGATCTTTGAAGATTGGGGAGTAACAGATTTAAGTAAAATTGAAGTAGACCTGTATGACACCATTAAATAG
- a CDS encoding AAA family ATPase, protein MKNRIHIFGASGSGASTLGQELSSRLPHINFDGDDYYWREKFSEPREPVERLQLLTSDLSQHRQWIVSGAVCGWGDALKSDFELVIFLYVPSDIRLQRLKDREIFRYGEKVLLGGSLYEQSRAFLDWSALYDNGGLDIRSKELHENWISSLTCPILRIEGDTSISERVSLALEHINS, encoded by the coding sequence ATGAAAAATCGGATACATATATTTGGTGCTTCAGGATCTGGAGCATCAACATTAGGACAAGAGCTATCTAGCCGTCTGCCACATATTAATTTTGATGGTGATGATTACTACTGGAGAGAGAAATTTAGTGAGCCTAGAGAACCAGTTGAAAGGCTTCAATTACTTACTTCTGATCTCTCTCAACACAGACAATGGATAGTATCAGGTGCGGTATGTGGATGGGGAGATGCTTTGAAGTCAGATTTTGAATTAGTCATCTTTCTCTATGTTCCTAGTGATATTAGACTGCAAAGATTAAAGGATAGGGAGATTTTCAGATATGGTGAGAAAGTATTGCTTGGGGGCAGTTTGTATGAACAATCAAGGGCTTTTTTGGATTGGTCCGCTTTATATGATAACGGTGGGTTAGACATAAGAAGTAAAGAGTTACACGAGAATTGGATATCTAGCTTAACGTGTCCTATTTTAAGAATAGAAGGGGATACCTCGATAAGTGAGAGAGTGAGCTTAGCATTGGAGCATATAAATTCATAA
- a CDS encoding NUDIX hydrolase, which translates to MKKWFGSSGVCLNSNGEVLMVLQGKTDEDKTWSIPSGGKEGNETFEECCIREVHEETGYDIKIIKKLKVKEGISEEHNLSYEVHYFLIQVVGGERNVQDPDGLIHDIQWKSVNEIEDLVLSFPEDRDFLMKMFNRLE; encoded by the coding sequence TTGAAAAAATGGTTTGGCTCATCAGGCGTTTGTTTGAATAGTAACGGTGAAGTGTTAATGGTATTACAAGGAAAAACTGATGAAGATAAAACTTGGTCGATCCCATCTGGAGGTAAAGAAGGAAACGAAACATTTGAAGAATGCTGTATCAGAGAAGTGCATGAAGAAACAGGGTATGACATCAAGATTATTAAAAAACTTAAGGTGAAAGAGGGCATTTCTGAAGAACATAATCTCTCCTATGAGGTTCATTATTTTTTAATCCAAGTAGTTGGTGGAGAAAGAAATGTTCAGGATCCTGATGGATTAATCCATGATATTCAATGGAAGTCAGTCAATGAGATAGAAGATTTAGTACTCAGTTTTCCAGAGGATAGGGATTTCTTAATGAAAATGTTTAATAGACTAGAATAG
- a CDS encoding GNAT family N-acetyltransferase yields the protein MIIRKYEPKDEKGWVRCRVLSFLDSAYFDNVLKEKEKYENNSIELVAVEEGNIVGLIDIELESDIGQVCSNDQFLSGMIWHIAVHPDYRKQGIASKLLDKAEELSKQHGIERIEAWTRDDEFVRNWYIKHNFIERDSYLHVYMEGGNEIKDAITPEIPKLYPIQAFAHYVGEEKEKIKEQFKRVHECMMFDKQL from the coding sequence TTGATTATTCGTAAGTATGAACCGAAGGATGAAAAAGGATGGGTTCGATGTAGAGTGCTTTCATTTTTAGATTCAGCCTATTTTGATAACGTCCTAAAAGAAAAAGAAAAATATGAAAATAACTCAATCGAACTTGTAGCCGTTGAAGAAGGTAATATAGTAGGATTAATTGATATCGAATTAGAGTCTGATATTGGACAGGTTTGCTCAAATGATCAATTTCTAAGTGGAATGATTTGGCATATTGCTGTTCACCCTGATTACAGAAAACAAGGTATCGCGTCTAAGCTATTAGACAAAGCAGAAGAACTTTCTAAGCAACATGGTATTGAAAGGATTGAAGCATGGACGAGAGATGATGAATTCGTAAGAAATTGGTACATAAAACATAATTTTATTGAAAGAGATTCGTATCTACATGTTTACATGGAGGGTGGAAATGAAATTAAAGATGCCATTACACCTGAAATTCCTAAGCTCTATCCAATCCAAGCTTTTGCCCACTATGTAGGAGAAGAAAAAGAAAAAATAAAAGAACAGTTTAAGAGAGTACATGAGTGTATGATGTTTGATAAGCAGTTGTAA
- a CDS encoding SMI1/KNR4 family protein, with the protein MSKPETFSIIDITLAGLKKRLDKENSLLIQAETGYSERAIFHFFPQAEEEDLNKFSRELKINLPHDYRKFLLRHNGANLFVHPQYGGGIEIFGLDKIWQYYVEYDYRSLIPKGWFPIGSDNGDMLFVNSNENVDRYSSYLYWTELLFVDDAIKINLNFERWLERLIICNGVHFWEWGYESSEQYYRNIQQYIKNLNTYHGKNYKLDV; encoded by the coding sequence ATGAGCAAACCGGAGACTTTTAGTATTATTGATATAACTCTTGCAGGATTAAAAAAGAGGCTAGACAAGGAAAATAGTTTACTCATACAAGCTGAAACAGGTTATAGTGAACGAGCAATATTTCACTTTTTTCCACAAGCTGAGGAAGAAGACCTAAATAAATTTTCTAGAGAACTAAAGATTAACCTCCCTCATGATTATAGAAAATTTTTATTAAGGCATAATGGAGCAAATTTGTTTGTCCATCCACAGTATGGAGGAGGCATAGAGATCTTTGGTTTAGATAAGATCTGGCAGTACTATGTTGAATATGATTATAGAAGTTTAATTCCCAAAGGATGGTTTCCAATAGGTTCAGATAATGGTGATATGCTGTTTGTCAATTCCAATGAGAATGTAGATAGGTATTCATCCTATTTATATTGGACGGAATTGTTATTTGTAGATGATGCGATTAAAATCAACTTGAATTTCGAGAGGTGGCTGGAAAGATTAATTATTTGTAATGGTGTTCATTTTTGGGAGTGGGGCTATGAAAGTTCTGAACAATATTATAGAAACATTCAACAATACATTAAGAATTTAAATACCTATCATGGAAAGAACTATAAGTTGGATGTATAA
- a CDS encoding NUDIX domain-containing protein has translation MHVRVRCTGLIIENDSVLLVEYDDNGIHYNLPGGGLEQGETVKEGVAREVLEETTAEVTVGPLALVYEMAPHNQSGEYREEAPHGIHLIFECKLKEGSTPQLPIEPDLHQTAVKWVPLHDLDSILLFPNIKNEIKAYAENKKNIELVEDHQLERQVK, from the coding sequence ATGCATGTTAGAGTAAGATGTACGGGTCTAATCATAGAGAATGACAGTGTTCTGCTTGTTGAATATGATGATAACGGAATTCATTATAACCTGCCTGGTGGAGGCTTAGAACAGGGTGAAACAGTTAAAGAGGGAGTAGCCCGAGAAGTATTAGAAGAAACAACCGCTGAAGTAACAGTTGGACCACTTGCTTTAGTCTATGAAATGGCTCCACACAATCAATCTGGTGAATATAGGGAGGAAGCTCCACATGGAATACATCTTATATTTGAATGTAAGTTAAAAGAAGGATCAACTCCACAACTACCTATTGAGCCTGATCTTCATCAGACTGCCGTAAAGTGGGTTCCTTTACATGACTTAGATTCAATTTTGCTGTTTCCTAACATCAAGAATGAGATTAAAGCCTATGCAGAGAACAAGAAGAATATAGAATTAGTAGAGGATCATCAACTTGAACGACAAGTAAAGTGA
- a CDS encoding SMI1/KNR4 family protein, translating into MKELYSLCNGDNDTFIAGSFLGMKFLSLDKVYSEWNRQKELLSSLSAADLQNMNEQCTSLDPGRVKCHCLNNLWLPLADDAGGNYIGIDLDPDVKGISGQIINFGNDENEKIVIADSIHEFVAFIANVIESDECVLEEFEGEEVFVFDGYWHALDYLKARRTSGSEYS; encoded by the coding sequence ATGAAGGAACTATACTCCTTATGTAACGGAGATAACGACACATTTATTGCAGGCTCCTTTTTGGGAATGAAGTTCCTGTCTCTAGATAAGGTCTATTCTGAGTGGAATAGACAAAAAGAGCTCCTTTCATCACTTTCAGCCGCAGACCTACAGAATATGAATGAACAATGTACGTCATTAGATCCTGGAAGGGTTAAATGTCACTGTTTAAATAATTTGTGGCTACCGCTTGCAGACGATGCGGGTGGAAATTACATAGGAATTGATCTAGACCCTGATGTAAAAGGGATTTCTGGACAAATTATTAACTTTGGAAATGATGAGAATGAAAAGATCGTCATAGCAGATAGCATTCATGAATTTGTGGCTTTTATAGCGAACGTTATTGAAAGTGATGAATGTGTCCTTGAAGAATTCGAGGGTGAAGAGGTTTTTGTCTTTGATGGTTATTGGCACGCACTTGATTATTTAAAGGCTAGAAGAACGTCAGGTAGTGAATATTCGTAA
- a CDS encoding zinc ribbon domain-containing protein, with product MKSIKPGRGPSALGGIGSVVVGVLGVFWTIGAASMGAPSFFVLAGVVFVGIAIVQGIYHFKNASGKNRMSLFDITDANDEPDPLNEYINNVKQEDKQINTSQPERLDKINFCPYCGNKISGSSYVFCPKCGKEIRS from the coding sequence ATGAAAAGCATAAAACCTGGACGTGGACCATCTGCACTGGGCGGAATTGGCAGTGTAGTTGTTGGAGTATTAGGGGTATTTTGGACTATTGGAGCAGCCAGTATGGGGGCACCTAGCTTCTTTGTTCTAGCTGGTGTTGTATTTGTAGGTATTGCAATTGTTCAAGGTATCTATCACTTTAAAAATGCATCAGGGAAAAATCGTATGTCTCTATTTGATATTACTGATGCTAATGATGAACCCGATCCTTTAAATGAATATATTAATAATGTTAAGCAAGAAGATAAGCAAATCAATACAAGTCAGCCTGAGAGACTAGACAAGATCAATTTTTGTCCTTATTGTGGCAATAAAATAAGTGGGAGCTCCTATGTATTTTGCCCTAAGTGTGGGAAAGAGATCAGGAGTTAA
- a CDS encoding DUF5694 domain-containing protein has translation MEKKPKVLILGTFHMSPSSDLYQTEVDNLQSRTRQQEIREVVDLLKQYKPTKIAVEIVPAEEESLNKKYRDYTTGSFELEMNEVHQLGFRMAAELNHEKVYAIDWMEKGAERRSVGEVYEWAKANQPELFSSLFNWLKQKANDENKESTILDLYCNCNELSEIKKHHQMYVNMARIREINNYVGMDWLIWWYQRNLILFSNIARLATSSDDRIMLIIGAGHVQILYQFLEESGLFELESTMKYLKKSV, from the coding sequence ATGGAGAAAAAACCAAAAGTTTTAATTCTTGGTACATTTCACATGAGCCCTTCTTCCGATTTGTATCAGACTGAAGTAGATAATCTTCAATCAAGGACAAGACAACAAGAAATCCGTGAAGTGGTGGATTTACTCAAACAATACAAGCCAACTAAAATAGCCGTAGAGATCGTTCCCGCAGAAGAGGAATCCCTAAATAAAAAGTACAGAGACTATACCACTGGAAGCTTTGAGCTTGAAATGAATGAAGTACATCAACTTGGTTTTCGTATGGCTGCTGAATTAAATCATGAGAAAGTGTACGCGATAGATTGGATGGAAAAAGGCGCGGAGAGACGTAGCGTAGGAGAAGTTTATGAATGGGCAAAAGCGAACCAACCAGAGCTATTCAGTAGCCTTTTTAACTGGCTGAAGCAAAAAGCGAATGATGAAAATAAGGAGTCAACGATACTCGATCTATATTGTAATTGTAATGAGCTTTCTGAAATTAAGAAACACCATCAGATGTATGTAAATATGGCGCGGATTAGAGAAATAAATAACTATGTGGGAATGGATTGGTTGATTTGGTGGTACCAAAGAAACTTAATTTTGTTTTCTAATATTGCTCGTTTAGCAACTAGTAGTGACGATCGCATTATGTTAATTATTGGTGCTGGTCATGTGCAGATTCTTTATCAATTTCTTGAGGAAAGTGGACTATTCGAGTTAGAGTCAACAATGAAATATCTTAAAAAGTCAGTATAA